Proteins encoded together in one Formosa sp. Hel3_A1_48 window:
- a CDS encoding GntR family transcriptional regulator, with amino-acid sequence MSFAKKQMNSKVPKYKQIISFVENAIIIGELKIGDQLPSLNDLRNKFKLSRDTVITAFNELKARGVIYSVVGKGYYVKTTDIKVQVKILLLFDELNSFKEDLYNSFLEELEDDYQVDIFFHHFNFDLFKKIIDESAGNYGYYVIMPANFSGIAQILEPLPKNKTYILDQTQETLSHFPSIYQNFENYIYEGLTVLYKNIRRYKKLILIYDANKQPRGIKSGFELFCSRNKIKHGILGGVDDKVIQKGEVYFTLDDRDLIITIQKLKQTSYQLGQDIGIISFNDTLLKEILEGGITTISADFKFMGSHLAKMLKNNALSQIENPKKVFLRKSL; translated from the coding sequence ATGTCTTTTGCAAAAAAACAAATGAATTCAAAGGTACCGAAATATAAGCAAATTATTAGTTTTGTAGAGAATGCTATAATCATTGGTGAACTTAAAATTGGAGACCAGTTACCTTCTTTAAATGATCTTAGAAACAAATTCAAACTCTCCAGAGACACTGTAATTACTGCTTTCAACGAGTTGAAAGCTCGCGGGGTGATTTATTCTGTTGTTGGCAAGGGGTATTATGTAAAAACAACAGATATTAAAGTACAAGTTAAAATTCTTCTTTTATTTGATGAATTGAATTCTTTTAAAGAAGATCTTTATAATTCATTTTTAGAAGAACTCGAGGACGATTATCAAGTCGATATTTTTTTTCATCATTTCAATTTTGATTTGTTTAAAAAAATAATTGATGAAAGTGCAGGAAATTATGGGTACTATGTCATTATGCCTGCTAATTTTTCTGGGATTGCTCAGATTCTTGAACCTTTGCCCAAGAATAAAACCTATATTTTAGATCAAACTCAGGAAACACTCAGTCATTTCCCTTCAATTTATCAAAATTTTGAGAACTATATCTATGAAGGTTTAACCGTGTTATATAAAAATATTAGACGCTATAAAAAACTAATATTAATATACGATGCGAACAAACAACCTCGAGGGATAAAAAGTGGATTTGAATTGTTTTGTTCAAGAAATAAAATTAAGCACGGAATACTAGGAGGGGTTGATGATAAAGTGATCCAAAAAGGCGAGGTCTATTTTACCTTGGATGATAGAGATTTAATTATAACCATACAAAAATTAAAACAAACGTCTTATCAACTTGGGCAAGATATTGGAATAATTTCATTTAATGACACACTCCTCAAAGAAATCTTAGAGGGCGGTATTACCACAATATCAGCAGATTTTAAATTCATGGGAAGTCATTTGGCAAAAATGCTTAAAAACAATGCTTTAAGTCAAATTGAAAATCCAAAAAAAGTTTTCCTCAGAAAATCGCTATAA
- a CDS encoding formylglycine-generating enzyme family protein, translated as MHKRLFLIGLFITSLVGCKQSNQFETISTNRQQIPGMVWISGGIYDMGASDGDRMALPHEKPKHTVKVDGFYMDETEVTNAQFSKFIEATNYITTAERPVDWDLIKQQLPPGTPKPQDSLLLPGSLLFKKTKESVPNLYDFSQWWRWTNGANWKQPEGKGSSIDEKDNHPVVHVSYEDAMAYCNWVGRRLPTEAEWEFAARGGKRDKIYFWGDLTDKLSSYVNSWEGEFPVDNTQADGFEKSAPIKTYPPNGYGLYEISGNVWEWTSDWYSSQYYQYCKENSITNNPKGPNEAFNPNNPYIDERVIRGGSFLCNASYCASYRVSSRMATDPNTSLEHLGFRTVMDLKTE; from the coding sequence ATGCACAAAAGATTATTTTTAATCGGTTTATTTATCACCTCATTAGTTGGTTGTAAACAATCAAATCAATTCGAAACCATTTCAACTAATAGACAACAAATCCCCGGTATGGTTTGGATTTCTGGCGGTATTTATGACATGGGGGCTTCTGATGGCGATCGTATGGCACTACCCCACGAAAAGCCCAAACACACAGTAAAGGTGGATGGGTTTTATATGGACGAGACCGAAGTCACCAATGCACAGTTTTCTAAATTCATTGAAGCAACAAATTATATAACAACCGCAGAGCGACCAGTGGATTGGGATTTAATCAAACAACAATTGCCTCCAGGCACCCCAAAGCCTCAGGATTCACTTTTATTACCAGGATCTCTTTTGTTTAAAAAAACAAAAGAATCGGTACCTAATCTCTATGACTTTTCGCAATGGTGGCGATGGACTAATGGGGCCAATTGGAAACAACCAGAAGGGAAGGGAAGCAGTATAGATGAAAAAGATAATCACCCTGTTGTTCATGTATCCTATGAAGACGCCATGGCTTATTGTAATTGGGTTGGTAGGCGATTACCCACTGAAGCAGAGTGGGAATTTGCAGCTCGTGGTGGTAAGCGCGATAAGATTTATTTTTGGGGCGATTTAACGGATAAATTATCATCCTATGTCAACAGCTGGGAAGGGGAGTTCCCTGTGGATAATACCCAAGCCGATGGCTTTGAAAAAAGTGCACCGATCAAAACCTATCCTCCAAACGGTTATGGGCTTTATGAAATTTCTGGCAACGTATGGGAATGGACTAGTGATTGGTATAGCAGTCAGTACTATCAATACTGTAAAGAAAATTCAATAACTAATAATCCGAAAGGACCTAATGAGGCCTTTAATCCTAATAATCCGTATATAGATGAGCGTGTGATTAGAGGTGGTTCTTTTTTATGCAATGCCTCCTATTGTGCCAGTTACAGAGTATCTTCAAGAATGGCCACCGATCCAAATACGTCTTTAGAACATTTGGGTTTTAGAACGGTGATGGACTTAAAAACGGAATAG
- a CDS encoding sodium/sugar symporter, whose protein sequence is MTSNFQFLDYAIFVGYAILILGVGLWMSRDKKGHQKTAEDYFLASKSLPWWAIGASLIAANISAEQFIGMSGSGFASGLAIASYEWMAALTLIIVGKYFLPIFIKKGIYTIPEFVEKRYSTNLKTILAVFWIGLYVFVNLTTVLYLGALALETILGIPLIYGVIGLALFAAAYSLYGGLSAVAWTDVIQVVFLILGGTITTYLALNTVSGGEGFISGLKSVYHAVPERFAMILKPENPEYVNLPGIGVLVGGMWVANLYYWGFNQYIIQRTLAAKSLKEAQKGILFAAFLKLIIPLIVVIPGIAAYVIINDPNIMASLGDLALQNTPSADATDKAYPWLLQLLPVGLKGLAFAALTAAIVSSLASMLNSTSTIFTMDIYKQYLGRDTSDKTIVSVGRISAAVALLIAVFIAPLLQNLGQAFQFIQEYTGVVSPGILAVFLLGLFWKQTSNRGAIVGALASIPVAMYFKVAPKGWSNSTLFVDVPFMDQMGYTVLITMLIIIVVSKLEHKNKFDSKGIILTENIFKTSPLFNIGSFALMLILTALYAAFWS, encoded by the coding sequence ATGACCAGTAACTTTCAATTTTTAGACTATGCCATATTTGTGGGCTATGCCATACTAATTTTAGGAGTAGGACTTTGGATGTCCAGAGACAAAAAAGGACATCAAAAAACTGCTGAAGATTATTTCCTTGCCAGTAAATCACTTCCATGGTGGGCAATTGGAGCTTCGCTCATAGCTGCTAATATTTCTGCGGAACAATTTATTGGAATGTCAGGATCAGGATTTGCCTCTGGATTAGCCATTGCTTCCTATGAATGGATGGCGGCTTTAACTCTTATCATTGTAGGAAAATATTTTCTTCCAATTTTTATTAAAAAAGGAATATATACCATTCCCGAATTTGTAGAAAAACGCTATTCGACAAATCTTAAAACTATACTTGCTGTATTTTGGATTGGACTTTATGTTTTTGTTAATTTAACTACCGTACTTTACCTAGGAGCTTTAGCTTTGGAGACAATTTTAGGGATACCCTTGATTTATGGGGTAATTGGCCTTGCACTTTTTGCTGCTGCTTATTCCTTGTATGGTGGGCTTTCTGCTGTGGCATGGACTGACGTGATTCAGGTTGTTTTTTTAATTTTAGGCGGAACAATAACCACTTATCTTGCCTTAAATACAGTCTCAGGAGGTGAAGGCTTTATTTCAGGATTGAAATCGGTATATCATGCTGTTCCTGAACGTTTTGCTATGATACTAAAACCAGAAAATCCAGAATATGTTAACCTGCCAGGAATTGGTGTGCTTGTTGGCGGCATGTGGGTTGCAAATTTATATTATTGGGGTTTCAACCAATACATCATTCAGCGAACATTGGCAGCTAAATCTCTTAAAGAAGCTCAAAAAGGGATATTGTTTGCCGCTTTTTTAAAATTAATTATTCCGCTCATTGTAGTTATTCCTGGGATTGCTGCCTATGTCATTATAAATGATCCAAACATTATGGCATCTTTGGGAGACTTAGCTTTACAAAATACGCCATCTGCTGATGCCACTGACAAAGCATATCCATGGCTATTACAATTACTTCCAGTTGGACTTAAGGGCTTGGCTTTTGCGGCACTTACAGCAGCAATTGTCTCTTCATTGGCCTCAATGCTAAATTCAACATCAACTATTTTCACAATGGATATTTATAAACAATATTTAGGCAGAGACACTTCTGATAAAACCATTGTATCTGTGGGGCGTATTTCCGCAGCAGTTGCACTTTTGATAGCAGTTTTTATTGCTCCTCTTTTGCAAAACCTTGGACAAGCATTCCAGTTTATTCAAGAGTATACCGGTGTGGTGAGTCCTGGAATATTAGCCGTATTTTTATTAGGGCTTTTTTGGAAACAAACCAGTAATCGTGGTGCTATTGTAGGTGCATTAGCTTCAATTCCGGTGGCTATGTATTTTAAAGTGGCTCCAAAAGGATGGTCAAATAGTACTCTTTTTGTTGATGTGCCTTTCATGGATCAAATGGGTTACACGGTATTAATTACGATGCTAATTATTATTGTCGTCAGTAAGTTAGAACACAAAAATAAGTTTGATAGCAAAGGGATTATTTTAACTGAAAATATTTTCAAAACATCTCCTTTGTTCAATATTGGGTCTTTTGCATTGATGCTTATTTTGACAGCGCTGTACGCTGCATTTTGGAGCTAG
- the galE gene encoding UDP-glucose 4-epimerase GalE, with protein sequence MNKKIIVTGGCGYIGSHTVIELIKNNFQVVIFDDLSNSSQDTIGRIESITGVRPVFEQVDLKDVNHTSQVILKHKNAFGVIHFAAHKAVGESVQKPLDYYQNNLYSLLNTLKAQHENGIQNFIFSSSATVYGNPKSLPITENNQTQRPFSPYGNTKKMAEEILEDFSKAYTDFSAISLRYFNPIGAHESGEIGELPNGIPNNLMPYITQTAAGIREKLMVFGNDYDTTDGTPIRDYIHVVDLAKAHVKALFRLIENKQEQALETFNLGTGNGFSVMEVIESFERVSGIKLNYEIVGRRPGDVPQLFAATDLAHHKLGWKAELGLDEMIDSAWRWEQKYRATTTAK encoded by the coding sequence ATGAATAAAAAAATTATAGTTACAGGGGGTTGCGGCTACATTGGATCTCACACTGTAATAGAACTCATAAAGAATAATTTTCAAGTGGTTATTTTTGATGATTTATCCAACTCATCGCAAGACACTATAGGTCGTATTGAATCGATTACAGGCGTACGTCCCGTTTTTGAGCAAGTAGATCTTAAAGATGTAAATCATACCAGTCAGGTGATTTTAAAACATAAAAATGCTTTTGGAGTGATTCACTTTGCAGCGCACAAAGCCGTTGGTGAGTCCGTTCAAAAACCGTTAGATTATTATCAAAATAATTTATATTCTTTGCTGAATACACTTAAGGCACAACATGAAAATGGAATTCAGAACTTTATTTTTTCTTCATCAGCAACTGTGTATGGTAATCCAAAGTCCTTACCTATTACAGAAAATAATCAGACCCAACGCCCTTTTTCTCCTTATGGGAATACAAAAAAAATGGCTGAGGAAATTTTAGAGGATTTTTCCAAAGCTTATACTGATTTCTCTGCTATTTCTTTACGTTATTTTAACCCAATTGGTGCTCATGAATCTGGAGAAATAGGAGAGCTACCTAATGGAATCCCAAATAACCTGATGCCTTACATTACACAAACTGCAGCAGGCATTCGCGAAAAATTAATGGTGTTTGGTAATGATTACGATACAACAGACGGTACACCAATTCGAGATTATATTCATGTAGTGGATTTGGCCAAAGCACATGTCAAAGCTTTGTTTAGACTAATAGAAAATAAACAAGAACAGGCTTTAGAGACCTTTAATTTGGGTACTGGAAATGGATTTTCTGTCATGGAGGTTATCGAATCTTTTGAACGCGTATCGGGGATAAAATTAAATTATGAAATTGTTGGTCGACGACCAGGTGATGTCCCCCAATTATTTGCTGCAACAGATTTAGCGCATCACAAATTAGGTTGGAAAGCAGAGCTTGGACTTGACGAAATGATTGACTCAGCGTGGCGATGGGAACAAAAATATAGGGCTACTACAACTGCAAAATAA
- a CDS encoding UDP-glucose--hexose-1-phosphate uridylyltransferase: MNHFLKHNSHRRYNILTGEWILVSPHRSKRPWQGQNETVAKRKTKKYDSECYLCPGNTRINGEQNPDYNDVFIFQNDFAALKENYIPYSVNEGLLKAESESGICRVICFSPDHSKSLADMKVLAIAKVIEAWCQQYEELGQMENINYVQIFENKGAVMGCSNPHPHGQIWSQSTLPNEIIKKDEHQQKYFNTNQRSILKDYLTQELDLNERVIYKNDSFVVLTPFWAMWPFETMILPKKHCQNITQLSKDEKVDFAEAISIITKAYDKLFDCSFPYSSGIHQAPTNNKNNNHWHWHMSFYPPLLRSATVKKFMVGYEMFGMPQRDITAEQAARRLRSLI, from the coding sequence ATGAATCATTTTCTTAAACACAATTCACACCGCAGGTATAATATTTTAACTGGAGAATGGATTCTAGTCTCCCCGCACCGATCAAAACGTCCATGGCAAGGTCAAAATGAGACTGTTGCAAAGAGAAAAACCAAAAAATACGACTCTGAGTGTTATTTATGCCCGGGAAACACCAGAATAAATGGCGAGCAAAATCCAGACTATAATGATGTATTTATTTTTCAAAATGACTTTGCAGCACTAAAAGAAAATTACATTCCTTACAGTGTTAATGAAGGTTTATTAAAAGCCGAGAGTGAAAGTGGTATTTGCAGAGTGATTTGTTTTAGCCCAGATCACTCTAAAAGTCTTGCTGATATGAAAGTCTTGGCCATAGCAAAGGTTATTGAAGCGTGGTGTCAACAGTATGAAGAATTAGGGCAAATGGAGAATATCAATTATGTACAAATTTTTGAAAACAAAGGAGCGGTCATGGGGTGCAGTAATCCACATCCTCATGGACAGATATGGAGTCAGTCTACACTACCCAATGAAATAATAAAAAAAGACGAGCATCAGCAGAAATATTTCAATACCAATCAGCGAAGCATTTTAAAAGATTATTTAACCCAAGAATTGGATTTGAATGAAAGAGTCATTTATAAAAATGATTCTTTTGTTGTACTGACGCCTTTTTGGGCCATGTGGCCATTCGAAACAATGATTTTACCTAAAAAACATTGTCAAAATATAACCCAACTAAGCAAGGACGAGAAAGTAGATTTTGCTGAAGCAATATCAATAATAACCAAAGCGTATGACAAGCTATTTGATTGTTCGTTTCCCTATTCAAGTGGTATTCACCAAGCACCAACTAACAATAAAAATAACAACCACTGGCATTGGCACATGAGTTTTTATCCCCCTCTGCTTAGAAGTGCAACCGTAAAAAAATTCATGGTTGGTTATGAAATGTTTGGGATGCCACAAAGAGATATCACAGCAGAACAAGCAGCAAGAAGACTTCGAAGTTTGATTTAA
- a CDS encoding aldose 1-epimerase, producing MFKIHKTSSGKGQTLQITSGCKTTKANISLSNGGSLEQLVIGNEEIITNLSHLPYNHTYASSILFPFANRIKDGKYRFMGENYNLECNETAGNNALHGLVYNKKFNVVEQNCNSKSALVRLSYNEIEPHSGFTFLFTINLIYKISLNAMTLEIEITNTDRIPFPFTIGWHPYFVMNDTQSSLEFNSTQKLESDERNITTGITVLKTPNPLYLNNMSLDDAFVLEDNNVAFDTQRYRANLTISDESKYLQLYTPKHENAIAIEPMTGVSDSFNNGIGLKKLNPKEKFNIKWTLDISIKSKTI from the coding sequence ATGTTTAAGATTCACAAAACTTCTTCTGGAAAAGGGCAAACCCTTCAAATAACAAGCGGTTGTAAAACAACCAAAGCTAACATTAGTTTGAGCAACGGTGGGAGTTTAGAACAATTGGTAATTGGTAATGAAGAGATTATCACAAACCTTTCACATCTACCCTACAATCATACTTATGCGTCCTCGATTTTATTTCCTTTTGCAAATCGAATTAAGGACGGTAAATACCGCTTTATGGGTGAAAATTACAACTTAGAGTGTAATGAAACAGCAGGGAATAATGCTTTACACGGCTTGGTTTACAATAAAAAATTTAATGTTGTAGAGCAAAATTGTAACTCAAAAAGTGCATTGGTAAGATTGTCATATAATGAAATAGAACCTCATTCTGGTTTTACATTTTTATTCACAATTAATCTGATTTATAAAATTTCCCTAAACGCCATGACATTAGAAATCGAAATTACAAATACTGACAGAATCCCCTTTCCTTTCACAATTGGCTGGCATCCTTATTTTGTAATGAATGACACTCAAAGTAGTTTAGAATTTAATAGTACGCAAAAGTTAGAGTCTGATGAACGTAACATTACAACAGGGATTACTGTTTTAAAAACTCCAAACCCTCTATATCTTAACAATATGAGTTTAGACGATGCTTTTGTTTTGGAAGATAACAATGTGGCTTTTGACACGCAGAGATACCGTGCCAATCTAACCATTTCTGATGAATCAAAATACTTACAACTTTATACACCAAAACACGAAAACGCCATTGCAATTGAACCTATGACTGGAGTATCAGATAGTTTTAACAACGGTATTGGCCTGAAAAAATTAAATCCAAAAGAAAAATTTAATATTAAATGGACATTGGACATTTCAATAAAATCAAAAACAATATGA
- the galK gene encoding galactokinase, giving the protein MSKELIHNVKESFKTQFHGDPLMVFSPGRINLIGEHTDYNDGFVFPAAIDLGIVLAINKSSSKTSRIYALNKKESHEIDLNQISPQKNGGWRNYVNGVIGELQKLGITIGNFNSVFAGNIPGGAGMSSSAALENSFVYGLNKLYNLGLKKKEMILISQKAEHNFVGVHCGIMDQYASMLGKKKSALFLDCRTTKSVPYKLKLKSLKLVLVNTNVKHDLSESAYNNRRAVCEKIANLLNVKSLRDTTEKSLNLIKDQISKSDYSKALYVIRENKRVKEFAKAIKKQNVKLMGDLMYKTHEGLSKNYEVSCEELDFLVETTKSMDFVYGSRMMGGGFGGCTINLVEQQNIDDFKTTTKHKFLETFGKPCTIYDVNISKGTHLIKI; this is encoded by the coding sequence ATGAGTAAAGAGTTGATACATAACGTGAAAGAGAGTTTTAAAACGCAATTTCATGGAGATCCTTTAATGGTTTTCTCTCCGGGTAGAATTAACTTAATTGGGGAACACACAGATTATAATGATGGCTTTGTTTTCCCTGCAGCTATTGATTTAGGTATTGTTTTAGCCATAAATAAATCATCATCAAAAACAAGTCGTATTTATGCACTAAATAAAAAAGAAAGTCATGAAATTGACTTGAATCAGATTTCACCACAAAAAAATGGTGGATGGCGAAACTATGTGAATGGAGTAATTGGCGAATTACAAAAACTAGGAATTACTATCGGTAATTTCAATAGTGTTTTTGCTGGTAATATTCCAGGAGGTGCAGGAATGTCTTCCTCTGCAGCCCTTGAAAATAGTTTTGTTTATGGGCTGAATAAACTTTATAATTTGGGTTTAAAAAAGAAAGAAATGATTTTAATTTCTCAAAAAGCTGAACACAACTTTGTGGGTGTTCATTGCGGAATCATGGATCAATACGCTAGTATGTTGGGAAAGAAAAAAAGTGCTTTGTTTTTGGACTGTAGAACCACCAAGTCTGTCCCTTACAAGTTGAAACTTAAATCATTGAAATTAGTTTTAGTTAATACTAATGTAAAACACGACCTTTCGGAGAGTGCCTATAATAATAGAAGAGCTGTTTGTGAAAAAATAGCAAACTTGCTAAACGTAAAATCACTCAGAGATACTACAGAAAAGAGCCTCAATCTAATCAAAGATCAAATTTCAAAATCGGATTACAGCAAGGCCCTTTATGTCATTCGTGAAAATAAACGGGTAAAAGAATTTGCCAAGGCTATTAAAAAACAGAATGTTAAATTAATGGGGGATCTAATGTACAAAACCCACGAGGGCCTTTCAAAAAACTATGAAGTCAGCTGTGAAGAATTGGACTTTTTAGTTGAAACAACAAAATCAATGGATTTTGTTTATGGTTCAAGAATGATGGGGGGTGGTTTTGGTGGTTGCACTATTAACTTAGTAGAACAACAAAATATTGATGATTTTAAAACTACTACAAAACATAAATTTTTGGAAACATTTGGAAAACCCTGTACAATATATGACGTCAATATTTCAAAAGGAACCCATTTAATTAAGATATAA